The Paraphotobacterium marinum genome contains a region encoding:
- a CDS encoding carbonic anhydrase family protein, with product MYARAIALLLTLILSVSSFTVICKELNKSPINITANNVIRANLKALDINLSGAVSKVSLGKDVMVAYAKGNNSLIDGSLYNLSQIDFFSPSLHEVSGKKFPLEAQLIFVSKNNKVKIVSILYQTGVYSNNFLSKLINFKNSSDKNNNLSLPIKQILPEGGDYMTYNGSLVTPPFSSGIRWYIMKSLSTITKSQLNKIKSLIRPNNRKIQPLNARFILSNS from the coding sequence ATGTATGCACGCGCAATTGCTTTATTATTAACTTTAATTTTATCTGTTTCAAGCTTTACAGTAATTTGTAAAGAATTGAATAAATCACCGATTAATATCACTGCTAATAATGTTATCAGAGCAAACCTCAAAGCACTTGATATAAATCTGTCAGGAGCAGTAAGTAAAGTTAGTTTAGGTAAAGACGTAATGGTAGCTTATGCAAAAGGAAATAACTCTTTAATAGATGGAAGTCTATATAATTTATCTCAAATTGACTTTTTTAGTCCATCTCTTCATGAAGTATCTGGAAAAAAATTCCCATTAGAAGCTCAATTAATATTTGTTTCAAAAAATAATAAAGTAAAAATTGTATCGATCTTATATCAAACTGGAGTTTATAGTAATAACTTCTTATCAAAATTAATCAATTTTAAGAATAGTTCTGATAAAAATAACAACCTATCACTACCAATCAAGCAAATACTTCCTGAAGGAGGAGACTATATGACTTATAATGGTTCTTTAGTCACACCCCCATTTTCAAGTGGTATAAGGTGGTACATTATGAAAAGTTTATCTACAATTACAAAATCTCAATTAAACAAAATTAAAAGTTTAATAAGACCTAATAATAGAAAAATACAACCATTAAATGCTAGATTTATTTTAAGCAACTCTTAA
- the asd gene encoding archaetidylserine decarboxylase (Phosphatidylserine decarboxylase is synthesized as a single chain precursor. Generation of the pyruvoyl active site from a Ser is coupled to cleavage of a Gly-Ser bond between the larger (beta) and smaller (alpha chains). It is an integral membrane protein.), translating into MNTHILIQKILPKHFITRFFGYFAEKKMGFLTTLLINMFIKRYNVNMAESSIQDVKKFKTFNEFFTRKLKKDSREISCLDDYFISPCDGTISEFGTIKRNKLLQAKNHNYTIESLIGENDEEYNDGSYITIYLSPSDYHRVHMPQKGKIERMIFFPGNLYSVSPSTTQHIPELFARNERLVCFFKNKDFVQVLVGATIVGSIETVWEKNISNQYRNKFNIHDYKNENIQLNRGDEMGLFKLGSTVILLFPKDKITFEDNIKNGCKIKMGQPIAKLRQGD; encoded by the coding sequence TTGAATACACATATATTAATTCAAAAAATATTACCAAAACACTTCATAACTCGTTTTTTTGGTTATTTTGCTGAAAAAAAAATGGGATTTTTAACAACATTATTAATCAATATGTTCATCAAAAGATATAATGTCAATATGGCTGAATCCTCAATTCAAGATGTTAAAAAGTTTAAAACCTTCAATGAATTTTTTACGCGGAAATTAAAAAAAGATTCTCGAGAAATTTCATGTCTAGATGATTATTTTATTTCACCGTGTGATGGAACAATAAGTGAGTTTGGAACAATAAAAAGAAACAAATTACTACAGGCAAAGAATCACAATTATACAATTGAGTCTTTGATTGGTGAAAATGATGAGGAATACAACGATGGTAGTTATATTACAATTTATTTATCGCCATCAGATTACCATAGAGTTCATATGCCTCAGAAAGGCAAAATAGAAAGAATGATTTTTTTTCCAGGAAATCTATATTCAGTTAGCCCGTCAACTACACAACACATTCCTGAATTATTCGCCAGAAATGAAAGATTAGTGTGTTTTTTTAAAAATAAAGATTTTGTCCAAGTATTAGTTGGTGCTACTATTGTTGGAAGTATAGAAACTGTCTGGGAAAAAAACATATCTAATCAATATAGAAATAAATTTAACATTCATGACTACAAAAATGAGAACATTCAACTTAATAGAGGCGATGAAATGGGCCTTTTTAAATTGGGATCTACAGTTATTTTATTATTTCCAAAAGATAAAATTACATTTGAAGATAACATAAAAAATGGATGTAAAATAAAAATGGGCCAACCTATTGCTAAATTACGACAAGGAGATTAA
- the rsgA gene encoding small ribosomal subunit biogenesis GTPase RsgA produces MAKKKLTKNQKNRISKNQSKKIESFALDDGMYGSRQLGIVISRFGQHADIKASNGEIHRCNIRRNINSLVTGDNVVWRNSNNSNNIGIIEAVKKRDNELSRPDNYNHLKIIAANIDQVFIVGAIEPEISFDLINKYLVAIELKGLVPRIVINKYDLITKKFEQEIKDISKIYKAIGYQVDFVSIYNKDTIDKLKDQLKNKNSIFVGQSGVGKSSLINAIFSEERTSVGTLSEVSGLGQHTTSTSTLYSLDNNGNIIDSPGVRDFALWSDDKENLAWGFIEFRPFIGLCKYRDCKHDLDPGCKIREAAENDEISYKRYQSFLRISKNLKHKKLNN; encoded by the coding sequence ATGGCAAAAAAAAAATTAACTAAAAACCAAAAAAATCGCATTTCTAAAAATCAAAGTAAAAAAATTGAAAGCTTTGCTTTAGATGATGGTATGTATGGTTCCCGTCAATTAGGAATAGTTATTTCAAGATTTGGCCAACATGCTGATATAAAAGCGAGTAATGGTGAAATTCATCGTTGTAATATCAGAAGAAATATCAACTCACTAGTAACTGGTGATAATGTTGTTTGGAGAAATAGCAATAATTCTAATAACATAGGGATAATAGAAGCGGTAAAAAAAAGAGATAATGAGTTATCTAGACCTGATAATTATAATCACTTGAAAATTATAGCAGCAAACATTGACCAAGTCTTCATAGTGGGGGCTATTGAACCAGAAATTTCTTTTGATCTAATTAATAAATACCTGGTTGCAATTGAACTTAAAGGATTAGTTCCACGTATTGTAATCAACAAATATGACTTAATAACAAAAAAGTTTGAGCAAGAAATTAAAGATATATCAAAGATATATAAAGCTATAGGTTATCAAGTAGATTTTGTAAGCATCTACAATAAAGACACAATAGACAAATTAAAAGATCAATTAAAAAATAAAAATAGTATTTTTGTGGGGCAATCCGGCGTCGGAAAGTCTAGTCTAATTAACGCAATTTTTTCAGAAGAAAGAACTTCCGTGGGGACGCTATCAGAAGTATCTGGTTTAGGCCAACATACAACATCAACTTCAACACTTTATTCTTTAGATAATAATGGTAATATTATTGACTCTCCAGGTGTAAGGGATTTTGCTCTGTGGTCTGATGACAAAGAAAATTTAGCTTGGGGATTTATAGAGTTTCGTCCTTTTATTGGGCTCTGCAAATATCGAGATTGTAAGCATGATCTTGATCCAGGTTGTAAAATAAGAGAGGCAGCAGAAAATGATGAAATATCATATAAAAGATACCAAAGTTTTTTAAGAATAAGTAAAAACTTAAAACACAAAAAGTTAAATAATTAA
- the queG gene encoding tRNA epoxyqueuosine(34) reductase QueG, with translation MHKNKKYNWSKLKHQINNWSLELGFQEMGVTDLDLNNYTPHYLDWLEKKFHGEMSWIAKNIDKRTSPEKLVDDTIRILSFRMDYLPPDAGFANNLKQNNMAYISRYASGRDYHKIMRKRLQKLADKINNSFEDDFKFRAFVDSAPVLERPIAEKAGIGWQGKNSLIINKKAGSWFFLGELYVNIPLPIDSPVTNDCGKCSSCIKICPTNAIVGDKVVDATKCISYLTIEYAGVIPIELRKKMGNRIYGCDDCQLVCPWNRFASITNEKDFYFKDITKNQKLFDLLRWDESQFLKKTEGSPIRRIGYVKWIRNIIVAMGNSNLSEEEKLYIKSLRGKNKIWDEHIDWSLNNQIKSLKSNTQKLIRIIEKGLTRDA, from the coding sequence ATGCATAAGAACAAAAAATATAATTGGAGCAAACTTAAACATCAGATCAATAACTGGTCTTTAGAATTAGGTTTTCAAGAAATGGGAGTTACAGACTTAGATCTAAACAATTACACTCCTCATTATCTTGACTGGTTAGAAAAAAAATTTCATGGTGAAATGTCTTGGATCGCTAAAAATATCGATAAAAGAACTTCTCCAGAAAAATTAGTTGATGATACGATCAGAATATTATCTTTTAGGATGGATTACTTACCTCCTGATGCTGGTTTTGCAAATAATTTAAAACAAAATAATATGGCTTATATTTCGCGTTATGCATCAGGTAGAGATTATCATAAGATCATGCGAAAAAGATTACAAAAATTAGCTGATAAAATTAATAATTCATTTGAAGATGATTTTAAGTTTCGTGCTTTTGTAGATTCAGCACCAGTATTAGAGAGACCAATTGCAGAAAAGGCCGGAATTGGTTGGCAAGGAAAAAACTCCTTAATTATTAATAAAAAAGCTGGTTCATGGTTTTTTTTAGGAGAACTATACGTAAATATACCTTTACCTATTGATAGCCCAGTAACGAATGATTGTGGTAAGTGTTCATCTTGTATCAAGATTTGCCCAACTAATGCAATTGTTGGGGATAAAGTAGTAGATGCAACAAAATGTATTTCTTATCTAACTATTGAATATGCTGGAGTAATTCCTATTGAATTAAGAAAAAAAATGGGGAATAGGATTTATGGATGCGATGATTGTCAGCTAGTTTGTCCATGGAATCGTTTTGCTTCAATCACTAATGAAAAGGATTTCTATTTTAAAGATATTACTAAAAATCAAAAACTTTTTGATTTATTGCGATGGGATGAAAGTCAATTTCTAAAAAAAACAGAAGGTTCTCCTATTAGAAGAATTGGTTATGTGAAGTGGATTAGAAATATAATTGTTGCTATGGGAAATTCTAATTTATCAGAAGAAGAAAAACTCTATATCAAATCACTTAGAGGCAAAAATAAGATCTGGGATGAGCATATAGATTGGTCATTGAATAATCAAATTAAATCTTTAAAATCAAACACACAAAAACTAATAAGAATTATTGAAAAAGGCCTCACAAGAGATGCATGA
- the tsaE gene encoding tRNA (adenosine(37)-N6)-threonylcarbamoyltransferase complex ATPase subunit type 1 TsaE: MNVLKIETTSESSLYDFGKMLSEYLLPNMTVFLKGDLGAGKTTLSRGVLHGKGHEGKVKSPTYNILENYNFDNFIIYHFDLYRVKDLEELEFMGFRDYFHKDSICLIEWPEIAMNILHEPDLVIDINFKNDNRVLYITSKSKELLSTLTQKIANEN, translated from the coding sequence ATGAATGTTTTAAAAATTGAAACAACAAGTGAGTCTTCACTCTATGATTTTGGCAAAATGCTTTCAGAATATTTGTTACCGAATATGACGGTTTTCTTGAAAGGAGATTTGGGTGCCGGTAAAACTACTTTATCAAGAGGAGTTCTTCATGGAAAAGGACACGAAGGTAAAGTTAAAAGCCCAACTTACAATATTTTAGAGAATTATAATTTTGATAATTTTATAATTTATCATTTTGACCTATACAGAGTAAAAGATCTTGAAGAACTTGAATTCATGGGATTTAGAGATTACTTTCACAAAGATTCTATTTGTTTAATCGAATGGCCTGAAATTGCAATGAATATTTTGCATGAACCTGATTTAGTGATAGATATAAATTTTAAAAATGATAATAGGGTATTGTATATAACTAGTAAATCAAAAGAACTACTTTCAACATTAACGCAAAAGATTGCTAATGAGAATTAA
- the mutL gene encoding DNA mismatch repair endonuclease MutL, with amino-acid sequence MRIKKLSTIVANQIAAGEVIERPVSIIKELVENSLDAGSDSIDIKLVNGGKSLISIKDNGDGIFKDDLKLSLVKHATSKITTSNDLLYLSSLGFRGEALSSICSISRIMISSIKNGEKQGWQIYNEFDSMDTNIKLSNILEGTLIEVRDMFYNIPARLKFLKSDKTEYINVEKLITAYAISNPHVSFSLSHNGKLLKKFNRVTDNNDVEKRLSLILGKRFIDNNSYFKSTFEKIVLSGWVVNPDINLPSCQFVFLNGRVIKDKVVNHAIKQAYKRYDIINQNYIIFVDLPKDQVDINVHPSKYEVRFSNNRILHDFLVSTLSNMLIKNHKIKNEVSLDLSNDNQCTSIKEHTTTNYKTEEDEKGCIGQQENIKLESLNSYPSLIDAKRKKLEPSRIHYFDAYERNETQNSLTNNFGVNPENRIDNNILGKPITLINGYCVMLTCENRLKVVSLLKVSKALCAQKIKNHGLESKPLLIPYKLNFNELVSNKQRDYMEVLGFKFKLLENYLTFTHVPNILKDKKLDQYLEEFVRIFCLEQNFIFKNNSDLFENFTDFIVKQAPKINNLSEAIHMIACLESEFEQETQVILDTVTTELNLEELIGQNLL; translated from the coding sequence ATGAGAATTAAGAAGTTATCAACTATTGTTGCAAATCAAATTGCGGCAGGCGAAGTCATTGAAAGACCAGTGTCCATAATTAAGGAGTTAGTTGAAAATAGTCTTGATGCAGGATCAGATAGTATTGATATCAAGCTAGTTAATGGAGGTAAATCATTAATTAGTATAAAGGATAATGGAGATGGCATTTTTAAAGATGATCTTAAATTATCTTTGGTTAAACATGCTACTTCAAAAATAACAACATCTAATGATCTTTTATATCTGAGTTCTTTGGGGTTTAGGGGGGAAGCTTTATCAAGTATATGTTCAATATCTCGTATTATGATATCTTCAATTAAAAATGGCGAAAAGCAAGGCTGGCAAATTTATAATGAATTTGATTCTATGGACACGAACATCAAATTATCAAATATTTTAGAGGGTACTCTTATTGAAGTTCGTGATATGTTTTATAATATCCCTGCTAGGCTAAAATTTCTAAAATCTGATAAAACTGAATATATCAATGTTGAAAAATTAATTACAGCTTATGCTATATCTAATCCTCATGTTTCATTTTCCTTATCCCATAATGGTAAACTTCTAAAAAAATTTAATAGGGTCACCGATAATAATGACGTTGAAAAAAGATTATCATTGATTCTTGGTAAGCGTTTTATTGATAACAATAGTTATTTTAAGTCAACTTTTGAAAAAATTGTCCTTTCTGGATGGGTTGTTAATCCGGATATTAATTTACCTTCATGTCAGTTTGTTTTTCTTAATGGTCGAGTTATTAAAGATAAAGTTGTAAATCATGCTATTAAGCAAGCATACAAAAGATATGACATTATAAATCAAAATTACATCATTTTTGTTGACTTACCTAAAGATCAGGTAGATATAAATGTCCATCCATCAAAGTATGAAGTTAGGTTTTCAAATAACCGGATCTTGCATGATTTTTTAGTGAGTACATTAAGTAACATGCTTATAAAGAATCACAAAATAAAAAATGAAGTATCTTTAGATTTAAGTAATGATAATCAGTGTACTTCAATTAAAGAACACACTACAACGAATTATAAAACAGAAGAAGATGAAAAAGGATGCATAGGCCAGCAAGAAAATATTAAATTAGAAAGTTTAAACTCATATCCTTCTTTAATAGATGCGAAAAGAAAAAAATTAGAGCCCAGCAGAATACATTATTTTGATGCATATGAAAGAAATGAAACCCAAAATTCATTAACAAATAATTTTGGAGTTAACCCAGAAAATAGAATTGACAATAACATACTCGGTAAACCTATTACTTTAATAAATGGGTATTGTGTAATGTTAACATGCGAAAATAGATTAAAAGTTGTTTCTCTACTTAAAGTTTCAAAAGCTTTATGTGCACAAAAGATTAAAAATCACGGTTTAGAGTCTAAACCCTTATTAATACCTTATAAACTGAATTTTAATGAATTAGTATCAAACAAACAGAGGGATTACATGGAGGTGTTGGGCTTCAAATTTAAATTACTCGAGAATTATTTAACCTTTACCCATGTTCCAAATATTCTTAAGGATAAAAAATTAGATCAATATTTAGAAGAATTTGTAAGGATATTTTGCCTTGAGCAAAACTTTATTTTTAAAAATAACTCAGATTTATTTGAGAACTTTACTGACTTTATTGTTAAGCAAGCACCCAAAATTAATAATTTATCTGAAGCAATCCATATGATTGCGTGTTTAGAAAGTGAATTTGAGCAAGAAACACAAGTTATTTTAGATACAGTAACAACTGAATTAAACCTTGAAGAACTAATAGGACAAAATTTATTATGA
- the miaA gene encoding tRNA (adenosine(37)-N6)-dimethylallyltransferase MiaA translates to MKNKIIFLMGPTASGKTDLAIKLMKDFPLDIISVDSALIYKGMNIGTAKPSEEELLLAPHKLIDIIDPKETYSVANFRIDALKEIKLIWDKGRIPILVGGTMLYFKSLVDGLSNLPESNPVIRQSLENQLNNKGISFLYEQLKELDIETALKLHPNDSQRILRAIEVCRVSQKPMSELLRQREQNFELHPLQLALLPEDRKHLHDKIEKRFHDMIKKGFVEEVKTLFSRGDLNENMPSIRAVGYRQIWKYLQGEYLLDEAIFRAICATRQLAKRQITWLRSWNNLSIVEPHKYDDVNLLVNNYLNS, encoded by the coding sequence ATGAAAAATAAAATCATCTTTTTAATGGGACCAACAGCTTCTGGAAAAACTGATCTTGCTATTAAATTGATGAAAGATTTTCCATTAGATATTATTAGTGTAGATTCTGCCTTGATATATAAAGGTATGAATATTGGGACAGCTAAGCCTTCTGAAGAAGAGTTGTTATTAGCGCCCCATAAGCTTATTGATATAATAGATCCTAAAGAAACATATTCGGTTGCAAATTTTAGAATTGATGCCCTTAAAGAAATTAAATTGATCTGGGATAAAGGAAGAATACCCATTCTAGTTGGCGGAACAATGCTTTATTTTAAATCGCTTGTGGATGGACTATCTAACCTGCCAGAATCAAATCCTGTAATTAGACAAAGTTTGGAGAATCAATTAAATAATAAAGGTATTAGTTTTTTATATGAACAACTTAAAGAATTAGACATTGAAACAGCCTTAAAATTGCATCCAAATGATTCTCAAAGAATTCTAAGAGCTATAGAAGTTTGTCGGGTTTCCCAAAAACCTATGAGCGAGTTGTTGAGACAAAGAGAGCAAAACTTTGAATTACATCCTCTTCAGCTAGCATTACTTCCGGAAGATAGAAAACATTTACATGATAAAATTGAAAAGCGATTTCATGATATGATAAAAAAAGGTTTTGTTGAAGAAGTTAAAACACTTTTTTCTAGGGGGGATTTAAATGAAAATATGCCATCAATTAGGGCTGTTGGCTATAGGCAAATTTGGAAGTATTTGCAAGGGGAATATTTATTAGATGAAGCAATATTTAGAGCTATATGTGCAACTAGACAGCTAGCTAAAAGACAAATTACCTGGTTAAGAAGTTGGAATAATCTTAGTATTGTTGAACCACATAAATATGACGATGTAAATTTATTGGTGAATAATTACTTAAATTCATAA
- the hfq gene encoding RNA chaperone Hfq produces the protein MAKGQSLQDPYLNALRKERIPVSIFLVNGIKLQGQIESFDQFVILLRNTVNQMVYKHAISTVVPSRAVPYGVSIEKDDKELEDK, from the coding sequence ATGGCTAAAGGTCAATCACTACAGGACCCTTATTTAAATGCATTGAGAAAGGAAAGAATTCCTGTTTCAATTTTTTTAGTTAATGGAATTAAGCTACAGGGACAGATTGAGTCATTTGATCAGTTTGTAATACTTCTTCGAAATACTGTGAATCAAATGGTTTATAAGCATGCGATTTCAACAGTTGTCCCTTCAAGAGCGGTGCCTTATGGTGTATCGATTGAAAAGGATGATAAAGAATTAGAAGATAAATAG
- the hflX gene encoding ribosome rescue GTPase HflX, whose protein sequence is MFERYTGGERALIIHVNFLYEKEQEDVNECLMLSESAGAKVLEVVTSSRTSPDSKLFIGSGKADEITNIIPTLDIDLIIFNHALSPAQERNLEKHFKCRVLDRTGLILDIFAQRARTHEGKLQVELAQLQHLSTRLIRGWTHLERQKGGIGLRGPGETQLETDRRLLRGRIKNITSRLGKVEKQRQQGRKARSKADIPTVALVGYTNAGKSTLFNSLTTSNIYAADQLFATLDPTLRRIKVNEVGDVILADTVGFIRHLPHDLVAAFKATLQETQQASILLHVVDVNDENVDIHIKSVNEVLEEIDAHEIPTLIVFNKIDLNNEQFAKIDYDQKGNPCTVWVSSLTGDGLDLIFEALRKLLSKKMVEFKLKIPPNYSGSLRSKLFLLESIINESYQDDGCLLIDVRMSEINWNKLQKKEHNVLDSFIIN, encoded by the coding sequence TTGTTTGAACGTTACACAGGAGGGGAAAGAGCCCTCATAATTCATGTTAATTTTTTATATGAAAAAGAGCAAGAAGATGTTAATGAGTGCTTAATGCTCTCTGAATCTGCTGGTGCTAAGGTTTTAGAAGTTGTAACTAGCAGTAGAACCTCCCCAGATAGTAAACTCTTTATTGGTTCAGGTAAAGCCGATGAAATTACAAATATTATTCCGACGTTAGATATTGATTTAATAATTTTTAATCATGCTTTATCCCCAGCACAAGAAAGAAATCTCGAAAAACACTTTAAATGCAGAGTATTAGATAGAACAGGACTAATTCTGGATATTTTTGCACAAAGAGCGAGAACACATGAAGGAAAGCTACAGGTTGAATTGGCTCAATTACAACATCTTTCAACACGATTAATCAGAGGTTGGACTCATTTAGAGAGACAAAAAGGAGGTATAGGTTTAAGAGGTCCTGGTGAAACTCAGCTTGAGACTGATAGACGTTTGTTAAGAGGAAGAATTAAAAATATTACTTCTCGTCTTGGTAAAGTCGAAAAACAACGACAGCAAGGTAGAAAAGCAAGATCTAAAGCAGATATACCGACCGTTGCATTAGTGGGATACACCAATGCAGGTAAATCGACATTATTTAATAGTTTAACTACTTCAAATATATATGCTGCAGATCAGTTATTTGCGACTTTAGATCCAACATTAAGAAGGATTAAAGTCAATGAAGTAGGAGATGTTATTTTAGCTGATACTGTTGGTTTTATAAGACACCTACCTCATGATTTAGTTGCTGCATTTAAAGCTACTCTTCAAGAAACTCAGCAGGCATCTATTTTATTGCATGTTGTGGACGTGAATGATGAAAATGTCGACATACACATTAAGTCAGTTAATGAAGTTTTAGAAGAAATTGATGCTCATGAAATTCCAACATTAATTGTTTTTAATAAGATTGATTTAAATAATGAACAGTTTGCTAAAATAGATTATGATCAGAAAGGTAATCCATGCACTGTTTGGGTATCGTCTTTAACTGGGGATGGTTTAGATTTAATTTTTGAAGCACTTCGAAAATTATTATCTAAAAAGATGGTAGAATTTAAATTAAAGATTCCTCCCAATTATAGTGGTTCTTTGAGGAGTAAGTTGTTTTTATTAGAATCGATTATCAATGAAAGCTATCAGGACGATGGGTGTCTGTTGATAGATGTGAGAATGAGTGAAATAAATTGGAATAAATTACAGAAAAAAGAACATAACGTTCTAGATAGTTTTATAATCAATTAA
- the hflK gene encoding FtsH protease activity modulator HflK, whose protein sequence is MAWNEPGGNDQDPWNTNKKRKNTQGPPDLDEMLRKVSGFFGGSKNNGSNGENSRNIKYVTISVIVIAILLWFASGFYQIKEAEQGVVTRFGKFDKIVNPGLNWKPTFIDSVTKVNTQQIRSLRSSGQMLTKDENMVDVSLNVQYRISNPEEYLYNVTSPETSLEQATDAALRSVIGDMSMENIITSGLQEIGVKTEDELNKIIKNYNMGLTVVDVNLQKARPPEQVKQAFDDAISAREDKVRYTREAERYRNDVVPKAKGEAAKIEKEAEGYAETKVSIAKGEVDKLTQLLPEFQADPALTKERLYLDAMEKVYQNTSKVLVDNKGSNNLLYLPIDKIMNQAQNKTDNSAVQPVSDNQKNSEIGTPPSLRNNTNRQGRN, encoded by the coding sequence ATGGCGTGGAATGAGCCGGGTGGAAATGACCAAGATCCGTGGAACACAAATAAAAAACGAAAAAACACACAAGGGCCACCTGATTTAGACGAAATGCTAAGAAAGGTTTCGGGTTTTTTTGGAGGGTCAAAAAATAATGGGAGCAATGGAGAAAATTCCAGAAATATAAAATATGTAACTATTTCAGTTATTGTGATTGCAATTTTATTGTGGTTTGCAAGTGGGTTTTATCAAATTAAAGAAGCTGAACAAGGTGTCGTAACTCGTTTTGGTAAGTTTGATAAGATTGTAAACCCTGGTTTGAATTGGAAACCAACATTTATCGATTCAGTCACAAAGGTTAATACCCAACAAATACGTTCTTTGAGAAGTAGTGGACAGATGCTGACTAAAGATGAAAATATGGTAGATGTTTCACTGAATGTTCAATATAGAATCAGTAATCCTGAAGAATATTTATATAATGTTACATCTCCAGAAACTAGTTTAGAACAGGCTACTGATGCTGCATTAAGATCTGTAATTGGTGATATGAGCATGGAAAATATTATTACATCAGGTCTACAAGAGATAGGTGTTAAAACTGAAGACGAGTTAAATAAAATCATTAAAAATTATAACATGGGACTAACTGTAGTCGATGTTAACTTACAAAAAGCAAGACCTCCTGAGCAAGTCAAGCAAGCTTTTGATGATGCTATATCTGCAAGAGAGGATAAAGTCAGATATACTAGAGAAGCTGAGCGATATAGAAATGATGTGGTTCCTAAAGCTAAAGGTGAAGCCGCAAAAATTGAAAAAGAAGCTGAGGGTTATGCTGAAACAAAAGTTAGTATTGCTAAAGGTGAAGTGGATAAATTAACGCAGTTGTTACCTGAATTCCAAGCAGACCCAGCATTGACTAAAGAAAGGTTATACTTAGATGCTATGGAAAAAGTTTATCAGAATACTAGTAAGGTGTTAGTTGATAATAAAGGTAGTAATAATTTACTATATTTGCCGATAGATAAAATTATGAATCAAGCGCAGAATAAAACAGACAACAGTGCTGTACAACCTGTAAGTGATAATCAGAAAAACTCAGAGATTGGGACTCCTCCATCACTAAGAAATAATACAAACAGACAGGGAAGGAATTAA